DNA sequence from the Asticcacaulis sp. AND118 genome:
GTATCGAAGGACGCCCTGATGAGCAATGTCGACGTGCTCAACCGCGCCGCCATCGATCAGAAGCCGGCGCAGGGACTGGGCGACATGCTGGCCACCCTGCCGGGCGTGCGGTCCTCGGCCTTCGCGCCGGGTGCCAGCCGCCCGGTCATCCGTGGCCTTGACGGCTTCCGCGTGCTGTTGCTCAATAACGGCATGGGGGCGATCGACGCCTCAGCCGTTTCGCCCGACCACGCCACCGCCACCGATCCGGTCGAAGCCCAGCGCATCGAAGTGCTGCGCGGCCCGTCGGCCCTGATCTACGGTGGCAACGCCATAGGCGGCATCGTCAATATCATTGACGACCGCATCGCCTCGACTACAGCCAAAGACGGCATCGAGGGCCGTTTCACCGCGCAGGCCTCCAGCGTCGATAACGGCAAGCAACTGGGGCTGAACGTGAAGACGGGGCAGGGGCCGTGGGTCTTTACCGCCGACGCCCTGAAGCGCAAAAGCGACGATTACGAAACACCGGTCGGACCGGAATCGCGCCGCCTGACCGATGCCGAGGGCGAAGAACCGGACACCGGCGACCGTCAGATCAATTCCGCCGTCGATCTGAGCGCCTACGGGGCCGGCCTGTCCTATGTCGGCGACTTCGGTTTCGCCGGCCTGAGTGTTAAGCACACCGATACCCTCTACGGCGTGCCCGGCCACAGCCACGGCGAGGAAGAGCACGACGCCGATCATGACGACCACGAACACGAGGAAGAAGGCCCGGTCACCATCGGCCTGAAGCAGACCCGCTATGATTTCCGTTCTTCGGTCAATATCGGTTTTGCCGGCTTCAACAAGCTGACGGCGGATGCGGGTTATACTGATTACGAGCACACCGAGTTCGAAGGCGACGAAGTGGGCACCCGCTTCCTGTCGGACGGTTACGAGGCGCGCGTCAACCTGATCCGTCAGAAGATGGGCGACGTGTCGGGCGCGGTCGGCTTCAACCTGCTGGAGCGCAATTTCGAAGCCATCGGGGCCGAGGCCTTCGTGCCGTCTTCGACCACCAAGGAATTCGGGGTCTATGCCCAGTCACGCCTCGACAAGGGAATCTGGGGTATAGAAGGCGGCCTGCGCGGTGACCGCAAGGAGATCACCTCCGCGGGTTTCTCGAAGGATTTCGACAATCTCTCCGGGTCGCTGGGCGGCTTCTGGAAGCCCTCCGACCACAGCTTCTTCGGCCTGAGCCTCACGCGCTCGGAGCGCGCGCCGTCGGACGTCGAACTGCTGGCCGACGGCCCGCACGCCGGGACCGGCGCCTATGAGATCGGTGACGCGACGCTCGAGTCCGAAGTGGGCTACAGCCTTGAGGCCACCGGCCACTGGCAGATGGACCGCCATTCGGCCTTCAGCGTCGACGCGCACCTCTACACCAGCAGATTTGACAACTTTATCGACCTGCGCCCCACGGGTGCCGAAGAGGACGGTCTGCCGGTCTATCGCTACGTGCAGACCGATGCCGATTTCTGGGGCTTCGAACTGGAAGGCGGCGTCAACCTGTGGAACCGCGGGGCGCAGACCGTGCGTCTCGATCTGGCCTACGACTTCGTGCGCGGCAAGAGCGATCTGGGCGATATCGCGCGTATCGCTCCCCCGGCGGTGACGGCGACGCTCGGCTATGAAGGCGAGCGCTGGAAGAGCCATGTCGAGGTCCGCCACGTGACGGCCGCCGACGAGCATCTGGCCGAATTCGAGACGCCGACCGACGCCTATACGGCGGTCAATGTCTTCGGCTCGTACTGGGTTAATCCGAAGGTGTCGGTCTTTGCCGAACTGCGCAACGTCACGGACGAAGAAATCCGTGAGCACACCTCGGTGCAGAAGGACATCATGGTCGGCGCGGGGCGCAATCTGCGTGCGGGTTTGACGTATCGGTTCTGATTGCACTGGCCTTCTGACCCTTCCCTGCCAGTGTTTGCCCCTGGAAGCTTGCGCTTTCAGGGGCTTTTTGCAGGAAGGGGGCGGTTTGCGGTCGAATCCATTGTTTTGCGTCAGCATATCGACGTGCCGCTTGCGCTTTCCCGCAGGCATGGGCTAGAAGCGAAGCTCTTCAATTTTTACCACTTCAAAGAGCGATCATGGAACAGGCTCAGACCCAAGACAATGCGCTGACAGGAAACGTCCTGTTTTACAAGACCCCGGAACCCCTGAGCGTCGAAGCTCATGGTGCCCTCGGCATCAGCGCTTCGGCTACGCCGCACGCCTTTGTCGCCGAAACCAATGTGGTGCCGCTGACCGTGGCGGAGTTCCCCGCCGCGTCGCTGAGCTACCCAATCGTCTTCATCGGTGAAGCCCGCATGCCGGTCGCCGCCATGGGCCTGGCCGCCGGTCAGAACATGTTCGTGTCGAACGAAGGCGTGTTCCGTTCGGACGCCTACCTGCCGGCTTTCGCCCGCCGCTATCCCTTCGTCTTCGCCAATGACGAGCAGGAGCAGCGCCTGATCCTGTGCGTGGACACCTCCTCGCCGGTGGTGACCGCCAACAATCCGGACGTGCCCTTCTTCGAAGGCGGCAAGCCGTCGGCCTTCGTCGAAAACGCCATGCAGTTCTGCTCGGATTTCGAGAACGAGCGCCGCCGCACCGAATCCTTCGTTAACCTGCTGAAGGAACTGGATCTGCTGGCACCGCGCGAAACCATCTATCGCCCGGCCAATCCGGACGGTTCGCAGGGCGAGCCCCAAAAGATCGCCGAATATTTCGCGGTCGACGAGGAAAAGCTGGCGGTGCTGCCGGCCGACAAGCTGGTCGAACTGCGTGACAACGGCGCGCTGATGCACATCTATGCCCACCTGATCTCGCTGCTGGCCTGGGACAAGCTGATTGCCCTGACCATCGAGCGCAACCAGGGCGCTCCGGTCGTAAACTAGAGCGGAAGATTTCTGATGGAATCATTCCGCTCAAGCCGCCATTGCGGCGGCGGCTAAGGTGGCGGAGCCACCGCCCGGCGAGGGCGTAAACAAAATCTAGATCATTATGTTTCCATAAGAAAACATGATGATCTAGAGCGCAATCCGATAAAGTGGGCACCACTTTTCGGACCCATTGCGCGACCAATCTAAGCGACGATCCGACCTGAAATGAAAAAACCCCGGAGGCTTTTAGCTTCCGGGGTTTTTGTTTGTTTGACTGACAGGGCCTAAGCGGGCGGATTGCGCTGGAACACCGCACGGGTCAGGCAGGAAAAGACCAGCCGCCCGGCTTCGTCCAGAAGATCGTGCTGGGCGATGACCACGCCCTTGGTGTCGCCCACCGCATCCTTGCCCATGATGGTCAGGCGACCGCGCAGCAGTTCCCCCGGCGGCGGGTTGCGCGACCAGCGCAGGGCGTCGACCGCAAGGCGTTTGGTCTGGGGCCAGCCCGCGGCGGCTTCCTGTTCCAGCTTCGACCACAGGGCGAAGATCAGCGCATCGGGCAGGCCGTCCTGAAGGTTCCAGGAGGGCGCATAGACGGCGCAGAACCGTTCGAGATCTTCCTGAGACACCACGCCGGCGCCGATCGAGGCGACCTGACCAATCCACAAATCGTCGAAGGCGGCGGGCATGGGCAACTCCGTGCAGAAGACTGAAGGCATGTGTTCTAAGCTGTGTCAGGGGTTTCGGCAACGCTTTTGCACAGGCTGTCACAAAAGACAGAAAGCCTTGTGTTCAAAAGCCTTACATATTGATTTGGGACGGGGCCTGTGGTTTGGTTTTCGCATGCGCTGAGCCAATAGGCTGGGGACGGCGTTGAGAGTTTGCCGAAGTATTATGAGTGCACAGGACAATATCACGGTTCTTGAAGACGAGGCCTATAACGGCCTCTTCCTGACGGCTGAGCGCGACGCCGCCGCGCGGGCGCAGGGACAGGTGCTGGCAGGTGGCCGGGTGCAGGGCAATGATCAGCCGCTGGCCAGCGATCCGGAAACGCTGGCCGGTATCCTGCGCGGCACGCGCGAGGCGCAGGGCTTCTCGCTCGACTACATGGCCGATATCACGCGGGTGAAGCGTAGCTATCTGGAGGCGCTGGAAGAAGCCGCCTATGATCGCCTGCCGTCGCGCGCCTTTTCCATCGGTTTTGTCAAGGCCTATGCCAAGGCGCTGGGGCTGGATGAGGAAAGCCTCGCGGACCTGTTCAAGCGCTCCTTCGCCGACCCGCATCAGTCGGACAAGCTGCGCGCCCCCGTCGGCACGGCTTTCGAGGACCTCAAGCCCAGCTATCGCCTCTATGGCGGCATTGCCGCGGTGCTGGTTCTGGCTATCGTCGGGTGGAACCTGTTCCAGCGCACGCCGGGCTGGGGCGGGCATCACGAGCAGTCCTCGGATATTCTGCCGAAGGTGTGGTCGCCGGGCGTGCCTCTGGTGCGCGAAAAGCTGCTGCTGACCCAGTCGGCGCCCGCGCCCAAGGATCAGGACCTGCCCGTGCCCTACTACACGCCGGGGCTGGAAGAAGGGTTCGCCGCCATCGACGCCGAGCGCGCCGAACAGAATCCCTCCGCCGTGGTCGGCGTGCCTCTGCAGATGCGCAAGGCCTTCAACCCGCGCGGCGCGGTTTATGGCGCGACACCGACGGAATCGATGGTCACCATTCAGGCTCAGAAAAGCGTCAATCTGGTGCTTACCGGCGCCGACAAGCGTGTCTATTTCGCGCGTCAGCTCGGCCCCGGCGAAGCCTATCGCATCCCGCAGGTCAGTGCGATCAGCCTGCTGGTCGATGTCGGCGATCCGAAGGCTTTCGAAATCTATTATAACGGCGAATTTGCCGGAGTGA
Encoded proteins:
- a CDS encoding TonB-dependent receptor: MHARTLFAFGVSLGALVAVTPALAQTTSAAPQPATPQKDEEITEIVVTGTAYGVSKDALMSNVDVLNRAAIDQKPAQGLGDMLATLPGVRSSAFAPGASRPVIRGLDGFRVLLLNNGMGAIDASAVSPDHATATDPVEAQRIEVLRGPSALIYGGNAIGGIVNIIDDRIASTTAKDGIEGRFTAQASSVDNGKQLGLNVKTGQGPWVFTADALKRKSDDYETPVGPESRRLTDAEGEEPDTGDRQINSAVDLSAYGAGLSYVGDFGFAGLSVKHTDTLYGVPGHSHGEEEHDADHDDHEHEEEGPVTIGLKQTRYDFRSSVNIGFAGFNKLTADAGYTDYEHTEFEGDEVGTRFLSDGYEARVNLIRQKMGDVSGAVGFNLLERNFEAIGAEAFVPSSTTKEFGVYAQSRLDKGIWGIEGGLRGDRKEITSAGFSKDFDNLSGSLGGFWKPSDHSFFGLSLTRSERAPSDVELLADGPHAGTGAYEIGDATLESEVGYSLEATGHWQMDRHSAFSVDAHLYTSRFDNFIDLRPTGAEEDGLPVYRYVQTDADFWGFELEGGVNLWNRGAQTVRLDLAYDFVRGKSDLGDIARIAPPAVTATLGYEGERWKSHVEVRHVTAADEHLAEFETPTDAYTAVNVFGSYWVNPKVSVFAELRNVTDEEIREHTSVQKDIMVGAGRNLRAGLTYRF
- a CDS encoding SapC family protein, whose protein sequence is MEQAQTQDNALTGNVLFYKTPEPLSVEAHGALGISASATPHAFVAETNVVPLTVAEFPAASLSYPIVFIGEARMPVAAMGLAAGQNMFVSNEGVFRSDAYLPAFARRYPFVFANDEQEQRLILCVDTSSPVVTANNPDVPFFEGGKPSAFVENAMQFCSDFENERRRTESFVNLLKELDLLAPRETIYRPANPDGSQGEPQKIAEYFAVDEEKLAVLPADKLVELRDNGALMHIYAHLISLLAWDKLIALTIERNQGAPVVN
- a CDS encoding acyl dehydratase, which encodes MPAAFDDLWIGQVASIGAGVVSQEDLERFCAVYAPSWNLQDGLPDALIFALWSKLEQEAAAGWPQTKRLAVDALRWSRNPPPGELLRGRLTIMGKDAVGDTKGVVIAQHDLLDEAGRLVFSCLTRAVFQRNPPA
- a CDS encoding RodZ family helix-turn-helix domain-containing protein, which produces MSAQDNITVLEDEAYNGLFLTAERDAAARAQGQVLAGGRVQGNDQPLASDPETLAGILRGTREAQGFSLDYMADITRVKRSYLEALEEAAYDRLPSRAFSIGFVKAYAKALGLDEESLADLFKRSFADPHQSDKLRAPVGTAFEDLKPSYRLYGGIAAVLVLAIVGWNLFQRTPGWGGHHEQSSDILPKVWSPGVPLVREKLLLTQSAPAPKDQDLPVPYYTPGLEEGFAAIDAERAEQNPSAVVGVPLQMRKAFNPRGAVYGATPTESMVTIQAQKSVNLVLTGADKRVYFARQLGPGEAYRIPQVSAISLLVDVGDPKAFEIYYNGEFAGVMEERSTSVSKLNARAAALAKLMDAQMDAARPAGRPTGKPEDAVATTPATPAHIVPADVPVREGPIPYVPAQAPAAETPAEAPPVQP